GGCACTTACATTTGGCTACCCTGAAGCAAAAATTGAAACTGAGATCCTTAGGAATGAGACGGCTATTGATGAAGCCACAGCCACGAAACTTGTCAATATTGGAAACAAAATCAGAAACCTGACAGAATTGGGGCTTGCCGAAACTGTTTCGACCCGACTTTTAGTCGATGCAGCCAAACTTATACACTCAGGATTACCCAAAAGACTATCGGTAAAAGTAGCAGTAGTAGAACCCCTAAGCGATGAACCACAAGTAAATGAAGCTCTGACCGACCTTTGTAATCTGATGATCTGATGGAACTCGATGAGCTGATATACAGTAAAGTCCTGAGTTTTTTCAAAAAAGTCAGGAAAAACAAAGAAGAAGCCAATCCAAATTTGGTAAGGTTAGATATGATTTCGCCCAAACTTACGATTATTGCTCGTGCCATTACAGGAAAAGCCATTGAGATATTTCCGGCTGAAAGTGAAGGAGGCTATCGAAATAATAATTTCTTCTTACCTCAAAAGGTTTCGTTTTTTGAAAAATTTGAGATGAACCTTTCATTTTACTTTTTTAGGGTAATATACCTTTCTACCCAGCAAAAACTAGGCTTAAACTGGCAAACAAACCATAATGAAGAGCTGATGGCATCCAGAGAAAATGCCAGAGCGACATCTGGATTAGTTTTGAAAAAAATGTTTGAAGAATTTGAATTAACGCAGGCCCTTCACCAAAGTTTTTTGGGACACTTTAATTCCGCTGAGGAACCAGACCTAAGCTGGCTCTATGGCAAATGGATGAGGAACGACCCGGAAACCGAAACTGAAAAAAAACTTGAAAATTTTGGGGTAGAAACAAAGTCTGCCGACGACAAACAGGTTTTAACCACCATAAAAACCAGGGCTATTGAAGAAGTAATAAGCGTAGAAATTGACAAAAAACAGCAGGAAGATTATGTGCTCACACACAATTTTGAAAAAGTGGAAACCGCTGAAGAATTTGATGGCACCTGGCGTGATTTTGATGGGGATGATGAACTGGAAAAACATCAGGAAGCACTGGAAGAACTCAAAATGAAATATACTGTAAGAGTTGATGACATGGCTCATTCAGTATATCAGGCTGATTTTATAGAGAATACAACAGTATCTGAAAGTGCGGAAACCGACCATACAGGGTACCATTTGCTCTATGATGAATGGGATTTCAGCACGCGGAGATACAAAACCGACTTTTGTAAAGTATATCCTTTTACCCAATTAAAAACCGATAAAGAATACTATCACCAAACCCTGAAAAGCAAAGGAACAGTGCTCACAGGGCTCAGAAAAATGCTGGCCAATGTAAACAATAAAATGATGCAACACCGCAGGCAAAATCAGGGAGATGAGTTTGATATCGACGCAACTACCGACATGATAGTGGACATTTTCTCAAAAAAAACACCTTCCGAAAATATATATCTGGCCAACAGGAAAAAAGAAAAAGATATTTCAATTCTGCTTTTGCTGGATGTAAGCCTTTCGAGCGATTCTTATGCCGCCGGCAACAGGGTAATTGATGTAGAAAAACAGGTTTCAATACTTTTTGGCGAAATACTCAACGAATTTAACATTGATTTCTCGATAGATTGCTTTTACTCCAAAACACGTAACTACACTACCTATATTTCATTGAAAGACTTTGATGAAAGCTGGGATGCTTCAAAACATAGAATAGGAGCTGCTGAGCCTCAGGGATATACCCGAATAGGGGCAGCATTGAGACATTCAGGGCAATTATTGAAAAAAAGAAAAACCAAGAATAAATGGATCATCTTAATATCAGATGGAAAACCCAATGACTATGATAAATATGAGGGTAAATATGGCATTAATGATGTAAAACAAGCATTAAGAGAGCTTCATGAGCAGCAGATAAACTCCTATGCACTGGCCATTGAAGCACAGGCCAAATACTATCTGCCACAAATGTTTGGACAAAACCACTACCAGATTCTCACGACGCCGGAAGAATTGCTGGAATCATTGATTTTGTTATTCGAAAAAATAAAATATAAAAGCTAAAATATGGAAAAGGTGAAATATGACATTTTTAACCCTCCCGGTGGATTGTTGATATGGATAGTGATAGTACTGGAGTTGCTTACATTTGGGATAGCCCTGCTGGTAATGCAAAATTTCGAACTTGCAGAGCCACAGATTTTTGCCGAAAGCCGACAACACCTGAGTTCACGCCTGGGAACGCTCAACACTGTAATTCTATTGACCAGTGGTCTCTTTGTGGTTTTGAGCCTCAATAATTATAAAATACTGAAGCACAGCACTGCAAGGATACAATTAAATTTTTCCGTGATTTTGGGTCTGGTGTTTTTAATCGTAAAATTTACCGAATATCAATTAAAGTTGAGCAGTGGCATTACTTTAAGTACAAATACCTTTTTCACATTTTACTTTCTGATTACCGGATTTCATGCGGTGCATGTGGCATTAGGTATTCTGATTTTTGTGATTTTCATCCAAAAAATAAAAAGTCAAAAGCTAAAACCCGAAGACTTTGAGGCCGGGGCCGCTTTCTGGCACATGTGTGACCTGATTTGGTTAATTATTTTTCCCTTTATTTATCTGAAATGAAACCAATTATAGCATATACCCTACTCCTATTTCTGACTGTGAATGCAGCCATATTATCTCATTTCAAGTTGCCATTCCAGTTTATTTTGCCTCTGTTTTTGGCAAAATTTCTCATTGTATTTTGGATATTTATGGAAATGAAGCACAGCCATGCCTTTTGGAAAGCAGCCGCTATATTTTATGCAATTATCATAGGAGTAAGCTTTTGGCTTTTCTGACTTCATTCTTATCCAACCTTTTTAAAGCAAATCAATTATTCAGAACTATAAAATGATAAACCTTAACGAAAACTAACAATGAAAAAAAGTATCGATTATCTGATGGAAACCAAAAACTGGAGTAAGCCACTCTGGTTTATCCTCATTATTAGCATTTTGGGAGTGGGTATGATTGGTTTCCAAACCTATACCGACGCCCCGCCGATGTCCGGCTTTAAAGATGAAACCGGAAAGATCATCATCAGTCAGGAAGATATAGAACATGGACAGGAAGTATTTCATAAATATGCTTTGATGGAATACGGAAGCTTTCTTGGTGATGGAGCCCAACGTGGCCCCGATTTTTCGGCAGAAGCCTTGCACCAGATAAATCTTGCTATGATTGAGTACTATACCAACCAAAGTAAAACAAAAGGACAAAACCCGGAAATATATGGCATATTAGAAAATGTAAAACGGGAACTAAAAGTCAACAGGTTTGATAAGGAAGATGAAAAAGTGACGCTTAGCATGGCTCAGACCTATGCATTTGAACAACTCATTGGTTTTTACGAAAAACGGTTTCTTACTTCTTCCCAGGAAAATCATAAAAGCTTAAAAAATTACATCAAAGACAAGACAGAAATCAAAAACCTGAGTGCATTCTTTTATTGGGGTGCCTGGGTGTGCGTAGCCCAGAGGCCCGGTTCCGACTTTAGTTACACGCATAACTGGCCCTATGATCCACAGGCAGGCAATACCCCTACTTCGCCCGTTATACTCTGGAGTGTACTGGGCTTACTGGCATTTGTTCTTGCTTGTGGCATAGTGCTGTACTACATCGGTCAATACAATCAGTTGCCCAATAAGTTTTTTAAGCCCGCTGTTAATCAATTGTTTTCTATCGACAGAGTCGCTGATTATCAACCTTCCGCTACTCAAAAAGCCACATTTAAGTTTTTTTGGGTGGCTATACTGTTGTTTTTTATTCAGGTAAGCAGTGGTCTGGTGACCATCAATGACTTCACCAACTGGCTGGGATATCTTGGAATCGACATCTCATCTGTACCGGTAACCATACCCCGAAGCTGGCATTTGATGCTTTCACTTTACTGGATATCTACTTGCTGGATAGCCTCTTCTATTTTTATTCTTCCTTTATTATCTAAAAAAGAAATTGCAGGGCAACTGCCAATGATAAACACGCTTTTTGTACTACTTTTTATTTTGGTGGTTGGCTCACTGGCAGGCATGATTATGGGCCCGCTGGGCATCCTCGGCAAATGGTGGTATTGGCTGGGGCATCAGGGCTGGGAGTTTGTTGATTTAGGCAAAATCTATCAGGTGCTATTAATGATCATTTTTATTCTGTGGGCGGTAATTATTTATAGAGGTATAAAGCCCGCACTGGTCAAAAATGAATCCTGGAATCTTCCCAACTGGATTCTTTACTCCGTGATTGGTATTCCATTGCTATTTATCTCAGGATTTGTGGCCAAACCTGAGACCAATTTCGTGATTGCAGACTTTTGGAGGTGGATGGTGATTCACATGTGGGTAGAAGCATTTTTTGAAGTATTTATCACCGTGATCGTTAGCTATCTGATGGTATTGATGGGGCTGGTAAGCAAGCAGGCTGCTATCAGAGTGGTGTATTTTGCTACAATTTTATTTCTTGGAACCGGTCTTCTGGGTATTTCTCATAATTTTTACTGGAACGCCAAACCTGTAGCCACCATGGCTTTGGGTAGTGTATTTTCTACTTTGCAGTTTGTACCCCTGATACTCCTTACAGTCGAAGCCTGGAGGTTTAAGAATATGCCAAAATTTGCTGTGGGTGATGTGGAGTACAATCAACTTTCAGGTTTTGGTTTTCCTGAAGTTTTCAAATATCTGGTGGCGGTCAATTTTTGGAATTTCTTCGGAGCGGGTGTGATGGGAATTATCATCAATCTGCCAATCATGAACTATTTCGAGCATGGTACCTATCTTACTGTCAATCATGCTCATGCGGCTTTGATGGGTGTTTATGGCAATATTTCGGTAGCCGCCTGTCTTTTTGCTTCAAAACTTATTCTAAAACCTGAAAAATGGAATGATAAACTTATGAACACCGTGTTTTGGTCAATTAATGCCGGGCTTATGCTGATGGTAATCCTTGATTTGTTTCCGGCGGGTTCATTGCAATTTAAAGCCGTAGTGGAGAAAGGCCTGTGGTATGGTCGTTCAGCAGAATTTATCGATCAGGGTATATTCCATCAACTCACCTGGCTCAGAGGTGTGGGGGCTATGGTGTTTTTCCTTGGTGGGGTAAGCCCGCTCACCTGGTTTATGGTGACCCGCATCAGAGGGTTGAAAAAATAAAATCAGTTTTTTCTAAAACTACAAAAAATGAAGTTTTGAGTAGTGTCAAATGGCGTTTCATGAGTTTCTTCTATACATTTGATTCTCTCAAAACTTCTCTCAAATCTCACCGACATAGAGGCCTCCGAGTATTGTTTGATTTCCAGACCGCTGCATTTTGTCGGGCCTGACTCTGAAAAAGTACCCAATACCAGATATCCATCTGCACTAATGCCCTGCTCGGCTATGCTTACGTATTTGTTGATTCGGGCATCGGTGGTAAGGAAGTGAAAAGCCGCCCTATCATGCCAAAAGTCAAATTTTACAGGAGGCACAAAATCTATCACATCAGATACGATCCAATTTACCCGGTTTGCCTTTTCTCCCAGTCGCAGCTTTGCCCTTTCCAGAGCCATTGCTGAAATATCAAGTACATAAATGTTTTGATAACCCTTTTCAAGCATCACATCGACCAGATAGCTGTCGCCTCCGCCAATATCAATGATATGGGCATCGAGGGGTAAATTAAATAGTTCGAGAAATTCGACTGAGGTTTTGGGATAGGGCTGAAACCAGCTTACTTCGTTTTCGGCCTTGGTAGAGAACACATTTTCCCAATGCTGTCGGGTATCGGTCATATTTAAGGTTTTTATATTTGGAACAACATATCTTTGGGTATTTTGATTCTATTATTTTGGAGAAACTTAATACAATAAAACAATCTAGATATTTCATTTTTTGTATTCCAAACCTTAAAATGCATTGGTCAAAATTTAACATTCAAGTTAAAATAGAATTAAGAATTAATCTTATTTTTTAATTACATTTGTGTAAAAAGCAATATTCAAAAAGGCACTATTTTGAATTTCTAAAATTGCTTTATTATTCAATAAATTAAACATTTGAAAAAGTGAAAAGAGAACATTTCTTAAAGACCGGAGCCTTGACAAGCTTAGCTGCCGTAATTGGAACTAATAACGCATTTGGTGAGAATTTAACAAATAATAATATTGATAAACTCGTTGATGCAAACGGGAATTTTGTTTTACAACCATTGCCATATTCAGAAAGTTTTTTGGAACCATATATGGACTCCGAGACATTGCATCTTCACTACACTTTTCATCATGGTGGAGCAACTAAAGCCGCCAATAATGATATGAAAAAAATTAAAGAAGCTATTGAATCTAACAATTTCGAAACTATAGATTACTGGACCAAAAAGCTTTCTTTTCATCTTTCATCACATATTCTTCACTCTATATTTTGGACCAATCTGGGCAATAAAACAACAACACCAAATGGTGATTTACTTAAAAGAATTGAGAAAGATTTTGGCAGTTATGAAAAATTAAAGATTTATCTCGCCCAAACTTCCAAGAATTTAGATGGCAATGGCTGGGGAATATTAGGTTATCAACCATATACCGATAAACTCACAATTCTGCAATGCGAAAATCATGAAAAACTTACCCAATGGGGTGTAATTCCTTTAATGGTTATTGATGTTTGGGAACATTCTTATTATCTCAAATACAAAAATAAAAGAGCCGATTTTGTTGATGCTTTGTTTAACATTTTAGACTGGGACAATGCCGCTCAAAGATTAAATAATGCATTAAAGCTTGTTAAATGAAAGGCCCTCTGATTTTAACCTTTATCTTGATTTCATTTTTATGTAAATCTCAAAATAACATTTCCGGAAAACTAATTGACAATGCTGGAAATCCAATCGAATTTGTTAATGTTTTACTTTTTAAAAAACCTGATACAATAAATATTTTTCAGGGACTAACCTGCGACTCCTCAGGAATCTTTGATTTTATCAATATTGCTAAAGGCCAATATATTCTAAAATTTCATGGCATAGGTTATAAAAAACAAAGTATCGCTATTGAAAAACGGCACTCCGAAAATTTAATAATTGGGCCATATATTTTAGAAAGTGAAATTATTGAACTAAAAGATGTAACGATAACCAGAAAAAAAGAGTTAATTCAACAAACCAAAACCGGATTTATTATATCTACTGATGCTTCACTATTTACACAATCAGGAAATGCACTGGATCTACTTAGAAGCACTCCAATGATTTTTATTGATGCAGAGGGAGCTATTAATCTCAGGGGAAAATCACCCTTAGTACTCATTAATGGAAGAAACTCAAAGTTTGACAATTTAAATAATCTTCCTGCAAACAGTATTGAAAAAATCGAGATTATAACTTCTCCGGGGGCTTCATACGATGCTGAGTCTGAAAACGGCATAATAAACATAATTTTGAAAAAAGGTAAGGCTGAGGGAATAAATGGTGCTTTTTCGATAGCCGGTGGTTTGGGTTATAGCTGGAGATTAAATAATTCTTTTTTGGTCAATTATAAAAAAAACAAATGGAATTTAGGGCTGGGATACGATAATAGACTTGCTGAAAGAAATAGAAAGGCTGAAGGTGACAGAACAAATTTTAATCTTCCGTCCCAATATTACCTAAAGCAAAGACGAAATGATGAGCGAAAGGAAGAAATCCACAACATTAGATCAAATATTGACTTTAAAGGTGAAAAAAAATCTTTTGGAGCTGAAATGGTTATAGGGATAGAGAAAGAAACCAATTTTGAGACACTTTACAATACAATTTACAATCAGGAATATGTGTTCCAAAATAAAAGCAGGCGATATTCTGATGAAAGAAGAAAGGGATATTCTGCCGAGATAGCTATAAAATATGAGCTTGAAATTAGCAAAGATAAATCAAGAATTAGTACAAACCTTAGTACATCATTTGGCGATGGTCTGGAAAAAACTCCAATTATTTCACAAGATTTGTCTTCCGAAAATATTGAAACAGGGGTTCCGTTCATGCAAAAAACGAGTTTTTCTGATTTTGGATCAAATAATATTTTTAAACTCGACTATTTTCAAAAAATTAGTAATGCAACATTTGAAACCGGCTTTAAAACGCTATTCAGGAAGTTTGCCAATGATTTTAGCCGTGAAGACCAAATAGATAATAATTACGTATTGGTTCCTAACCGCACAGGCTCGCTAACATTTGAGGAATGGGTACCTGCTATATACACCCAATTAAAAAATGAAATTGGAAAATGGAGCTATGAAATAGGCCTCAGAATGGAGCAAACCCATAATTCCGGCACTGTAAAATCACTTTCGATTGATTTTAATAATAACTATATCAATTTGTTTCCCAACGCCAACCTCAGCTATCAAATCTCTGATATTCAAAATATTAGATTTATTTATGGAAGGCGAATAAACAGACCATCTCTTGGGCAACTTAACCCTTTTACTGACATTACTGACTCTTTGACTCAAAGAAGTGGAAATCCAACTCTTTTGCCGGAAATTGCACAAAATGCCGAGTTGAATTATGACCATGAATTTAACAAAGGTAGCTTTTCTGTAAAACCTTACTATCGAAATAGCCATAATAGCATTTTGCCATTTACAAAACTAATGCCCAATGGAGTATTATTCACCCAACCATTAAATGCGGGCTCTACAACAACTTTGGGTTTGGAGACTCTTTTTTCATTTGAAGTAAATAAGGCATGGAAAACAAACCTAAGTTCATCAATATTTAATCAAAATATCAATGCCCAAAATATTAAATCCGATATACTCAATCAAGTTACAAGTTGGAATGCTAAGTGGACAAATGATATAATTGTTAAGAAAAACTCCAGATTTCAAATCAACGCATTTTATAACTCCCCTACGGCTACTATACAGGGAAGAAGAATAGCTATTTATAATGTAGATTTTGCGTTTCAACAGAAAATAATAAGAGAAAAAGGCCGTTTGGGGTTGATAATTACTGATGTATTCAATACTCAGAAAAACGGCTTTATTTGGGAAACCAAAGACTTTTACTTCAGTAGAATTTTTAAAGTTGATTCGAGAGCTATCCTAATAACTTTTGCCTATACATTTGGTACTTCTTTTAAGGAGAAGTTAATGGATAATAAATTTTCAAATGATTAATTAAGAACTCCACCCTACACCACCCCCACCAAATCAATCTCCTTCATCAATCTATCTGTCTCAGTGAGGGCGACGATGATTTTTTGGTAATGTTGGATATCTTCGAAGCTGAGTTCACGGTCTTTGCGGTCTTTTAGCCATTTTTGGGCGGGTTGATAGCCACCGATATAAAACTCCCAGGCTGTAAGCGGTACCTGGTCGAAGTATTGCGTATCGTTGATATACACTTTGCCTTCTTTAAAGACCGGTTTGGCTACTACGTTGCTGCCATCTATCGGATATTTGGTGATGAATTTATTGACGGCAGCACTTTCCAGTAAATGCAGCTGTCGTATTTCGCCACCTAGCTTTACCAATTGCCAGAACTTAGCTGCATCCTCAGGATATGGCACCCGTGGGAAATCGATTTTTAGAAATTCTTTATACTTTTCACGATAAGCAGGAGAATGTAATACGGCATAGATATAGTCCAGCAAATCAATGGGAGCAAACACCGACTTAAACTCATCTCTGAGTTCATCGTTATTGTTGGCAAAACATACATTGCCATCTTCTCTCTCCGCCACAAAAGTCAAACCTAACTTTTCGACAATTTGATTTAGAATTTCTTTGTTGAAGTTTGGGATACGGTTGACTGTATTTTCAAATATTTCATTACTTTTAAAATTACTAAAATAATATAAGGGAAAATTTATCGGCCCACCTCTTCTAAACATATTAGTATCGGCAAAACAATCTGTCAAAAATACACAATCAAAAAAAGCCAAATTTGCGGCCTGTGGTTGATTAACTAAAATTAAACCGAGATTATTTTTTTCAAGATGGTAAATAGTTTTTTCTCTCGCTCTACCTAAGATTTTGGAGTCATAATATATATAACCTTTGTCAAAAGGTCTATATAAATATTTCTTAACTTTAATTTTTTGATATTCGTAGCCTAATTTAATGATATTGGATTTTAAAGTTTCTTGATTATCTGTAACAAGGTCCTGATCATTGTGTGTTTTTATACCACTCGATTTAAATGGAAATAAATCAGGTAAATAAACACCGTTTTGGTAAGTTTCCTGTTCTGTAAAATTTTTGGGAACAAAGAAAAAATTCGAATCATTTATTTTTATTTCGGAAAAATCAATGGATTTTAAATTGTTATTAGATAAAAAATTATATTTAAATTCACGTTTTCCAAATACATCATAGTGGTAAACTTTGCCAAGTTCATTTTGTTTTTTATTTCCATTTTTTACAAAAATATTTATTGAAACTCCTTGTTGAATATCAAAGACATTAACATCTATTGTGCCATCAATATTTGTCTCTTTCTTCTTAGCATTTCCATGCAGATCTATAGTATAAATTTTATCATAGGTTTTCAATAAGTTCCACCTCATCCCCCTGTATGTCGGATTGTCTAAATAGCCATGAGGATTTATAAAAGCTAATATTCCAGATTCATTTTTTTCTATGAAGTATTGTCCATATCTTAAAAACTTTACATAATCATCATTAATAGATTTCGAGTTTTTCTCTTTCAATTTTTCTAACCCGCCAGGTTCTTTTTTATAATCTTCCATCAGATTCATTATCCATTCACCTTTATTTGCACTTTCACCGCTATAGGGAGGGTTACCTATCACACACATCACAGGGGTATCCCGCTTGATATGGTTGGCTTCGTTGGCTTCGGTACTCAGCCAGTTGGCAAACAGTGAGCCGGTTTCGGGGTGGTGCTCTTCGAGGCTGTTGGTCAGATACACTCTAAACCGCTGGTTTTTGGTGGGTCGGTAGCCGGTCTCGGTCAGTAGCAAATCAAGCTTAAGGTGAGCCATGGCATAAGAGGCCATCAAGAGCTCAAAGCCATTGAGCCGGGGAATGAGATGGTTTTCTACATAGTTGCTCCACACTCCCTGCTGCCCTTCAAACTGCTGGTATATCTGCTGCACTACCTCCGCCAAAAACGTACCTGTGCCAGTGGCCGGGTCAAGTATTTGTACCCGGTGTACTTCCTGCTCTATTTCTTTGGCCTGACCCTGGGGTCTTACTTTTATTTTGGTTTTGCTGGTGTCGGCCAGTCCCATCGGTAAGCCAAACTCGGTCTTTAGGATGTCGTCCACTGCTCGCACGATAAAGTTTACCACCGGCTCAGGCGTGTACCATACCCCCCGGGCTTTGCGTAGTGCGGGGTCATACTCACTCAGGAATGTCTCATAAAAATGTATGATGGGATCCTGCATAGCGGTGCTGCGGCCATAGTTTTTGAGAAGTTCTTCCACATTACAAGCCAGAAATATCTCCACGAGGTCGTCCACTATCCACAGGATACGGTCGTCAATGTCAGGCCCGGCAATATATCCAAAAAGTTTTCTCAGAAAAGGATTAGACTTGGGTATCAGCTCGGCGGCTTCCTGTCGGCTAAAGGTCGGTAGTGTGGGGTCATGGAGCCGGGCGGCAAACATACCGTAGGCTATGGTCTGAGCATACACATCGGCAAAGGCCTTGGGCGTAATGTCATGAATCAGGATATCTTTGAAGCCCTGCATTTGTTCTTTCAGGGAGCTGTCTTCATTGTGTTTTTCATCAGAGACCAGTGCCTTGTTGATTACGTCAGCGAGCATCCGGGCTTTTCCTGCCATCATTTCTGCAAGGCGTTTGGAACTGCGGATGGTCTGGGTTTTCTGCTGACAGAAATCCTTTATGAGGTTTTCAAAAGTGCCAAAGTTTTCTTTCAGTGGCTCTATGCCGTGGTCGGTGAGTTTTCCTACCGACACTTTATCTATAAATACGCCCTCTCTATAAAGCAGGAAGTCGAGGTAGTCAGTAAATAGGAGATTGCCCAATGAGCCTTTGTAGCGGTCAAACTGCTCTTTATTAACAGCCTTCTTATTGCCTTCAAGGTCTTTGTCGCCAATATCCTTGGCCTCGATAAAGCCCACCGGTATTTCCTTTTTGGTGATGATGTAGTCAGGAGCACCGCATTTCTGGCGTTTGGGTTCGTTGGTAGCTTTCACGGTAGGCACCAGGCTTTCAATAAGCTGCTGCAAGTCGCCGCGGTAAGTATGTTCGGTGGCGTTTCCCGATTTATATCGTGTGTTTATACTGGCTATGTATTGGTCGAGGGTCATTGGATAAGAGCTGTTTCTTTTTTCAAAAATAGTAAATAATGTGATAATGTGCTAATGAGTTAATGTGCTAATTATA
The sequence above is a segment of the Cytophagaceae bacterium genome. Coding sequences within it:
- a CDS encoding VWA domain-containing protein; translation: MELDELIYSKVLSFFKKVRKNKEEANPNLVRLDMISPKLTIIARAITGKAIEIFPAESEGGYRNNNFFLPQKVSFFEKFEMNLSFYFFRVIYLSTQQKLGLNWQTNHNEELMASRENARATSGLVLKKMFEEFELTQALHQSFLGHFNSAEEPDLSWLYGKWMRNDPETETEKKLENFGVETKSADDKQVLTTIKTRAIEEVISVEIDKKQQEDYVLTHNFEKVETAEEFDGTWRDFDGDDELEKHQEALEELKMKYTVRVDDMAHSVYQADFIENTTVSESAETDHTGYHLLYDEWDFSTRRYKTDFCKVYPFTQLKTDKEYYHQTLKSKGTVLTGLRKMLANVNNKMMQHRRQNQGDEFDIDATTDMIVDIFSKKTPSENIYLANRKKEKDISILLLLDVSLSSDSYAAGNRVIDVEKQVSILFGEILNEFNIDFSIDCFYSKTRNYTTYISLKDFDESWDASKHRIGAAEPQGYTRIGAALRHSGQLLKKRKTKNKWIILISDGKPNDYDKYEGKYGINDVKQALRELHEQQINSYALAIEAQAKYYLPQMFGQNHYQILTTPEELLESLILLFEKIKYKS
- a CDS encoding cytochrome c oxidase subunit 3, encoding MEKVKYDIFNPPGGLLIWIVIVLELLTFGIALLVMQNFELAEPQIFAESRQHLSSRLGTLNTVILLTSGLFVVLSLNNYKILKHSTARIQLNFSVILGLVFLIVKFTEYQLKLSSGITLSTNTFFTFYFLITGFHAVHVALGILIFVIFIQKIKSQKLKPEDFEAGAAFWHMCDLIWLIIFPFIYLK
- a CDS encoding cbb3-type cytochrome c oxidase subunit I gives rise to the protein MKKSIDYLMETKNWSKPLWFILIISILGVGMIGFQTYTDAPPMSGFKDETGKIIISQEDIEHGQEVFHKYALMEYGSFLGDGAQRGPDFSAEALHQINLAMIEYYTNQSKTKGQNPEIYGILENVKRELKVNRFDKEDEKVTLSMAQTYAFEQLIGFYEKRFLTSSQENHKSLKNYIKDKTEIKNLSAFFYWGAWVCVAQRPGSDFSYTHNWPYDPQAGNTPTSPVILWSVLGLLAFVLACGIVLYYIGQYNQLPNKFFKPAVNQLFSIDRVADYQPSATQKATFKFFWVAILLFFIQVSSGLVTINDFTNWLGYLGIDISSVPVTIPRSWHLMLSLYWISTCWIASSIFILPLLSKKEIAGQLPMINTLFVLLFILVVGSLAGMIMGPLGILGKWWYWLGHQGWEFVDLGKIYQVLLMIIFILWAVIIYRGIKPALVKNESWNLPNWILYSVIGIPLLFISGFVAKPETNFVIADFWRWMVIHMWVEAFFEVFITVIVSYLMVLMGLVSKQAAIRVVYFATILFLGTGLLGISHNFYWNAKPVATMALGSVFSTLQFVPLILLTVEAWRFKNMPKFAVGDVEYNQLSGFGFPEVFKYLVAVNFWNFFGAGVMGIIINLPIMNYFEHGTYLTVNHAHAALMGVYGNISVAACLFASKLILKPEKWNDKLMNTVFWSINAGLMLMVILDLFPAGSLQFKAVVEKGLWYGRSAEFIDQGIFHQLTWLRGVGAMVFFLGGVSPLTWFMVTRIRGLKK
- a CDS encoding class I SAM-dependent methyltransferase → MTDTRQHWENVFSTKAENEVSWFQPYPKTSVEFLELFNLPLDAHIIDIGGGDSYLVDVMLEKGYQNIYVLDISAMALERAKLRLGEKANRVNWIVSDVIDFVPPVKFDFWHDRAAFHFLTTDARINKYVSIAEQGISADGYLVLGTFSESGPTKCSGLEIKQYSEASMSVRFERSFERIKCIEETHETPFDTTQNFIFCSFRKN
- a CDS encoding superoxide dismutase, encoding MKREHFLKTGALTSLAAVIGTNNAFGENLTNNNIDKLVDANGNFVLQPLPYSESFLEPYMDSETLHLHYTFHHGGATKAANNDMKKIKEAIESNNFETIDYWTKKLSFHLSSHILHSIFWTNLGNKTTTPNGDLLKRIEKDFGSYEKLKIYLAQTSKNLDGNGWGILGYQPYTDKLTILQCENHEKLTQWGVIPLMVIDVWEHSYYLKYKNKRADFVDALFNILDWDNAAQRLNNALKLVK
- a CDS encoding TonB-dependent receptor, producing the protein MKGPLILTFILISFLCKSQNNISGKLIDNAGNPIEFVNVLLFKKPDTINIFQGLTCDSSGIFDFINIAKGQYILKFHGIGYKKQSIAIEKRHSENLIIGPYILESEIIELKDVTITRKKELIQQTKTGFIISTDASLFTQSGNALDLLRSTPMIFIDAEGAINLRGKSPLVLINGRNSKFDNLNNLPANSIEKIEIITSPGASYDAESENGIINIILKKGKAEGINGAFSIAGGLGYSWRLNNSFLVNYKKNKWNLGLGYDNRLAERNRKAEGDRTNFNLPSQYYLKQRRNDERKEEIHNIRSNIDFKGEKKSFGAEMVIGIEKETNFETLYNTIYNQEYVFQNKSRRYSDERRKGYSAEIAIKYELEISKDKSRISTNLSTSFGDGLEKTPIISQDLSSENIETGVPFMQKTSFSDFGSNNIFKLDYFQKISNATFETGFKTLFRKFANDFSREDQIDNNYVLVPNRTGSLTFEEWVPAIYTQLKNEIGKWSYEIGLRMEQTHNSGTVKSLSIDFNNNYINLFPNANLSYQISDIQNIRFIYGRRINRPSLGQLNPFTDITDSLTQRSGNPTLLPEIAQNAELNYDHEFNKGSFSVKPYYRNSHNSILPFTKLMPNGVLFTQPLNAGSTTTLGLETLFSFEVNKAWKTNLSSSIFNQNINAQNIKSDILNQVTSWNAKWTNDIIVKKNSRFQINAFYNSPTATIQGRRIAIYNVDFAFQQKIIREKGRLGLIITDVFNTQKNGFIWETKDFYFSRIFKVDSRAILITFAYTFGTSFKEKLMDNKFSND